One window of Streptomyces sp. FIT100 genomic DNA carries:
- the ssd gene encoding septum site-determining protein Ssd, translating to MSGGSAGRPAAGLRRDGPLILTEDLELLDDLLRLCAAAGAEPQVHHAVPEERASWEAAPLVLVGDDAAARCRGASRRRGVLLVGRDQDDPQVWRRAVEIGADCVLRLPDAEGWLVDRIADVAEGVGRPALTVGVIGGRGGAGASTLACALAVTAAREGQRTMLVDGDPLGGGLDVLLGGERAQGRRWPDFAASKGRVAGGALEESLPAVHGLRVLSWDRGDTVVVPPEAMRSVLAAARRRGGVVVVDLPRRVDEGVAEALAQLDIGLLVVPGELRAVAAARRVASAVGMVLGDLRAVVRGPYASGLDEQWVADVLDLPLTGELPVDAGLFTDLDSGVPPGAGARGPLARFCSAFWERALTGGAVS from the coding sequence GTGTCCGGCGGCTCCGCCGGGAGGCCGGCTGCCGGGCTGCGCAGGGATGGGCCGCTGATCCTCACGGAGGACCTGGAGCTGCTCGACGATCTGCTGCGGCTGTGCGCCGCGGCAGGTGCCGAGCCGCAGGTCCACCATGCGGTGCCCGAAGAGAGAGCGAGCTGGGAAGCCGCGCCTCTCGTCCTCGTCGGGGACGACGCGGCCGCCCGCTGCCGGGGAGCCTCCCGCAGACGTGGGGTGCTGCTCGTCGGCCGGGACCAGGACGATCCACAGGTGTGGCGTCGGGCTGTGGAGATCGGTGCCGACTGCGTGCTGCGGCTGCCGGACGCCGAGGGCTGGCTCGTCGACCGGATCGCGGACGTGGCCGAGGGTGTCGGCCGGCCCGCGCTCACGGTCGGAGTGATCGGCGGCCGGGGTGGTGCCGGGGCCTCCACGCTGGCCTGCGCGCTCGCGGTGACCGCGGCGCGCGAAGGACAGCGCACGATGCTCGTCGACGGCGACCCGCTGGGCGGCGGTCTCGATGTGCTCCTCGGCGGGGAGCGGGCCCAGGGCCGCCGCTGGCCGGACTTCGCGGCGTCCAAGGGCCGGGTGGCCGGCGGTGCGCTCGAGGAGTCGCTGCCCGCCGTGCACGGGCTGCGGGTGCTGAGCTGGGACCGGGGCGACACGGTCGTGGTGCCACCCGAGGCGATGCGCTCGGTGCTGGCGGCGGCGCGCAGACGCGGCGGGGTGGTGGTCGTGGATCTGCCGCGCCGGGTCGACGAAGGGGTCGCCGAGGCGCTGGCGCAGTTGGACATCGGGCTCCTGGTGGTGCCGGGCGAACTGCGCGCGGTGGCCGCGGCGAGGCGTGTCGCCTCGGCGGTCGGCATGGTGCTCGGCGATCTGCGCGCCGTGGTGCGCGGGCCGTACGCGTCGGGGCTGGACGAGCAGTGGGTGGCCGATGTGCTCGACCTGCCGCTGACGGGTGAACTGCCCGTGGACGCGGGACTCTTCACCGACCTGGACAGTGGGGTTCCGCCCGGTGCGGGGGCGAGGGGACCGCTCGCCCGGTTCTGCTCGGCGTTCTGGGAGCGGGCGCTCACGGGCGGTGCGGTCTCATGA
- a CDS encoding TadE family type IV pilus minor pilin — protein sequence MPSSDTRAGIGDDHGSVTAEAAVAVPALVVFTMALVWALVAAAAQIQCVDAARAGARAAARSEPETAALAAARSAAPQGAHISLKRDGDLWRVRVDAPAPGPGALALTLTAQAAALAEDTVAEDTVAEDTAGSGAP from the coding sequence ATGCCCAGTTCTGACACCCGGGCCGGCATCGGGGACGATCACGGCTCCGTGACCGCGGAGGCGGCGGTGGCCGTTCCCGCCCTCGTGGTCTTCACGATGGCGCTGGTGTGGGCACTGGTGGCGGCCGCCGCACAGATCCAGTGCGTGGACGCGGCCAGGGCCGGGGCACGGGCCGCCGCGAGATCCGAGCCGGAGACGGCCGCGCTGGCCGCCGCCCGCTCGGCCGCACCGCAAGGGGCCCACATCTCGCTGAAACGGGACGGCGACCTGTGGCGGGTGCGGGTGGATGCGCCCGCTCCCGGCCCGGGAGCGCTGGCGCTGACCTTGACGGCACAGGCCGCCGCTCTCGCCGAGGACACGGTCGCCGAGGACACGGTCGCCGAGGACACGGCGGGGAGCGGCGCGCCATGA
- a CDS encoding HAD family phosphatase — protein sequence MLGVVENHSSPRTAAFFDLDKTVIAKSSTLTFSKSFYQGGLINRRAVLRTAYSQFVFLAGGADHDQMERMRQYLSALCKGWNVQQVKEIVAETLHELIDPIIYDEAASLIEEHHAAGRDVVIVSTSGAEVVEPIGELLGADRVVATRMVVGDDGCYTGEVEYYAYGPTKAEAVKELAASEGYDLSRSYAYSDSITDVPMLQSVGNPYAVNPDRALRREAVSRGWPVLVFNRPVRLKQRIPAFTLPPRPALVAAAAVGAAAATAGLVWYASQRRSASIARI from the coding sequence ATGCTCGGCGTCGTGGAAAACCACTCCTCGCCGCGCACAGCAGCCTTCTTCGACCTGGACAAGACGGTCATTGCGAAGTCGTCGACGCTGACCTTCAGCAAGTCCTTCTACCAAGGCGGGCTGATCAACCGCCGCGCCGTACTACGGACCGCCTACTCCCAGTTCGTCTTCCTCGCGGGCGGCGCGGACCACGATCAGATGGAGCGGATGCGGCAGTACCTGTCCGCGCTCTGCAAGGGCTGGAACGTCCAGCAGGTCAAGGAGATCGTCGCCGAGACCCTCCACGAGCTGATCGACCCGATCATCTACGACGAAGCCGCCTCCCTCATCGAGGAGCACCACGCCGCCGGTCGCGATGTCGTGATCGTCTCCACGTCCGGCGCGGAGGTGGTCGAACCGATCGGTGAGTTGCTCGGCGCCGACCGGGTCGTCGCGACCCGCATGGTCGTCGGCGACGACGGCTGCTACACGGGGGAGGTCGAGTACTACGCGTACGGGCCCACAAAGGCCGAGGCGGTCAAGGAACTCGCCGCGTCCGAGGGATACGACCTGTCGCGCTCCTACGCGTACAGCGACTCCATCACGGATGTCCCCATGCTCCAGTCGGTGGGCAATCCGTATGCGGTCAACCCTGACCGCGCCCTGCGCCGCGAGGCCGTGTCGCGCGGCTGGCCGGTCCTCGTCTTCAACCGGCCGGTACGGCTGAAGCAGCGGATCCCCGCGTTCACGCTCCCGCCGCGTCCCGCGCTGGTCGCGGCCGCCGCGGTCGGCGCGGCAGCGGCCACCGCGGGCCTCGTCTGGTACGCCAGCCAGCGCCGCAGCGCGTCCATTGCCCGTATTTGA
- a CDS encoding ATP-binding protein, translating to MKIAFVGKGGSGKTTLSSLFIRHLAAQRAHVVAVDADINQHLGTALGLDEDEAAALPAMGAHLPLIKDYLRGTNPRIASAETMIKTTPPGEGSRLLRVREDNAVYDACARTVRLDDGEIRLMATGPFTESDLGVACYHSKVGAVELCLNHLVDGPDEYVVVDMTAGSDSFASGMFTRFDMTFLVAEPTRKGVSVYRQYKEYARDFGVSLKVVGNKVQGEDDLEFLREQVGEDLLVAVGHSDWVRAMEKGRPPRFGLLEESNLAALRTLQDAAGASYGRRDWERYTQQMVHFHLKNAESWGNAKTGADLAAQIDPAFVLGERTLEAGAPQPA from the coding sequence ATGAAGATCGCTTTCGTAGGGAAGGGCGGCAGCGGCAAGACCACGCTGTCCTCACTCTTCATCCGCCACCTCGCCGCACAGCGGGCCCATGTCGTCGCGGTGGACGCCGACATCAACCAGCACCTGGGCACGGCACTCGGACTCGACGAGGACGAGGCGGCGGCGCTGCCCGCGATGGGCGCGCACCTCCCCCTCATCAAGGACTATCTGCGCGGCACGAATCCCCGGATCGCGTCCGCCGAGACGATGATCAAGACCACCCCTCCGGGTGAGGGGTCACGACTGCTGCGCGTGCGCGAGGACAACGCGGTCTACGACGCCTGCGCCCGGACGGTCCGGCTGGACGACGGCGAGATCCGGCTGATGGCGACCGGACCGTTCACCGAGTCGGATCTGGGCGTGGCCTGCTACCACTCCAAGGTGGGAGCGGTGGAGCTGTGCCTCAACCATCTCGTCGACGGTCCGGACGAGTACGTCGTGGTCGACATGACGGCCGGCTCGGACTCGTTCGCGTCCGGGATGTTCACGCGCTTCGACATGACGTTCCTCGTCGCCGAGCCGACCCGTAAGGGTGTTTCCGTCTACCGGCAGTACAAGGAGTACGCACGGGACTTCGGCGTCTCGCTGAAGGTCGTCGGGAACAAGGTGCAGGGCGAGGACGATCTGGAGTTCCTGCGTGAACAGGTGGGCGAGGACCTGCTGGTCGCGGTCGGGCACTCGGACTGGGTGCGGGCCATGGAGAAGGGCCGCCCGCCGCGGTTCGGCCTGCTGGAGGAGTCCAACCTCGCGGCGCTGCGCACGCTCCAGGACGCTGCGGGCGCGTCGTACGGGCGCCGCGACTGGGAGCGCTACACACAGCAGATGGTGCACTTCCACCTGAAGAACGCGGAGAGCTGGGGGAACGCGAAGACGGGGGCCGACCTGGCGGCACAGATCGACCCCGCCTTCGTGCTCGGCGAACGGACCCTGGAGGCCGGCGCTCCACAACCGGCCTGA
- a CDS encoding DUF4244 domain-containing protein: protein MAFMAWLKGRMAVARVSLRRTRAPGDAGMTTSEYAMGTIAACAFAAVLYKVVTSGTVSKALESVIGKALDAQF from the coding sequence ATGGCATTCATGGCATGGCTGAAGGGACGCATGGCCGTAGCACGGGTGAGTCTGCGCAGGACGCGGGCGCCCGGCGACGCGGGTATGACCACCTCGGAGTACGCCATGGGGACGATCGCGGCCTGTGCTTTCGCCGCGGTGCTCTACAAGGTGGTCACGAGCGGAACGGTGTCGAAGGCCCTCGAATCGGTGATCGGGAAGGCGCTCGATGCCCAGTTCTGA
- a CDS encoding TadA family conjugal transfer-associated ATPase has protein sequence MTTTLLDAVRQRLAESGAEPTPARVAAALRAQGRLLGDAEVLGAAEELRCELVGTGPLEPLLADPAVTDVLVSAPDRVWVDRGGGLELTEVTFSDAGAVRRLAQRLAAVAGRRLDDARPWVDARLPDGTRMHAVLPPVAVGSTCLSLRVVRPRAFSLSELVAAGTIPPGGDRLLGALIGARISYLISGGTGTGKTTLLSTLLGLVGERERIVLAEDSAELRPDHPHVVRLESRPANQEGAGQVTLRDLVRQALRMRPDRLVVGEVRGAEVTDLLAALNTGHDGGCGTVHANTAADVPARLEALGTAAGLDRAALHSQLAAALSVVIHLVRDRDGRRRIAEVHVLERDASGLVLTVPALRWGAAGFARERGWERLRSLIGGVW, from the coding sequence ATGACCACGACACTGCTCGACGCCGTGCGCCAGCGGCTCGCCGAGAGCGGGGCCGAGCCGACGCCGGCCAGGGTGGCGGCCGCGCTGCGCGCGCAGGGGCGGCTTCTCGGCGATGCCGAAGTGCTGGGCGCCGCCGAGGAGCTGCGCTGCGAGCTGGTGGGGACCGGGCCACTGGAGCCGCTGCTCGCCGACCCGGCCGTCACGGATGTGCTGGTGTCCGCGCCGGATCGGGTGTGGGTGGACCGGGGCGGCGGTCTCGAACTCACCGAGGTCACCTTCTCCGACGCGGGTGCGGTGCGCAGGCTTGCGCAGCGGCTCGCGGCGGTGGCGGGCCGGCGACTGGACGACGCGCGGCCCTGGGTGGACGCCAGGCTCCCCGACGGCACGCGGATGCACGCGGTGCTGCCCCCGGTCGCGGTCGGCTCGACCTGTCTGTCGCTGCGGGTGGTGCGACCGCGGGCCTTCTCGCTGAGCGAGCTCGTCGCGGCGGGGACGATCCCGCCCGGCGGCGACCGGCTGCTGGGGGCGCTGATAGGGGCGAGGATCTCGTATCTGATCAGCGGCGGCACGGGCACGGGCAAGACGACCCTCCTGTCCACGCTGCTGGGACTGGTGGGCGAGCGTGAACGGATCGTGCTGGCCGAGGACTCGGCCGAGCTCAGGCCCGACCATCCGCACGTGGTGCGGCTCGAGTCCCGGCCGGCCAACCAGGAGGGCGCGGGTCAGGTCACTCTGCGGGACCTGGTGCGCCAGGCGCTGCGGATGCGCCCCGACCGGCTGGTGGTGGGCGAGGTCCGGGGAGCCGAAGTCACGGACCTGCTCGCGGCGTTGAACACCGGCCATGACGGCGGCTGCGGCACTGTCCACGCGAACACGGCCGCCGACGTCCCAGCCCGGCTGGAGGCCCTGGGCACGGCCGCCGGGCTGGACCGGGCGGCGCTGCACAGCCAGTTGGCGGCAGCGCTGTCGGTGGTGATCCACCTCGTACGGGACCGGGACGGGCGCCGGAGGATCGCCGAGGTGCATGTACTGGAGCGGGACGCGTCGGGGCTGGTGCTGACCGTTCCCGCGCTGCGATGGGGCGCGGCGGGCTTCGCCAGGGAGCGGGGCTGGGAGCGGCTGCGGTCGCTGATCGGGGGTGTGTGGTGA
- a CDS encoding oxidoreductase → MSTNASDPLAALGALPGVADAVDSVRKAVDRVYGHRVMRRRANEVASEAALRGARASAALSGADWALEEVRRRTDFGGEGEAPTVGAALRLTAEAGQLLSIWRQSPLRVLARLHLVAAGGAAPDDTVGRPRLVGEKVDEPLIEAPLPDADEVAGRLDGLSGLVIAGSSAPALVIASVVHGELLALRPFSSSNGLVARAAERIVLVGSGLDPKSICPAEVGHAELGRAAYVAAFDGYLSGSPEGMAAWIAHCGRAVELGVRESTAVCEALQRGAA, encoded by the coding sequence ATGAGTACGAACGCCTCTGACCCCCTGGCCGCACTGGGCGCACTGCCCGGCGTCGCGGATGCCGTCGACTCCGTACGCAAGGCCGTCGACCGGGTCTACGGGCACCGGGTCATGCGACGCCGCGCCAACGAGGTGGCGTCGGAGGCCGCACTGCGCGGAGCCCGGGCTTCCGCGGCGCTCTCCGGGGCCGACTGGGCGCTGGAAGAGGTGCGCCGACGCACCGATTTCGGCGGCGAGGGGGAGGCCCCCACCGTCGGCGCGGCGCTGCGGCTGACCGCCGAGGCAGGCCAGTTGCTGTCCATCTGGCGCCAGTCACCCCTGCGGGTGCTGGCCCGGCTGCACCTGGTGGCGGCGGGCGGTGCGGCACCGGACGACACGGTCGGCCGGCCCCGCCTCGTGGGTGAGAAGGTCGACGAGCCGCTGATCGAGGCGCCGCTCCCGGATGCCGACGAGGTGGCGGGACGGCTGGACGGGCTCTCCGGGCTGGTCATCGCGGGCAGTTCGGCCCCGGCGCTGGTGATCGCCTCCGTCGTGCACGGAGAACTGCTCGCACTGCGCCCGTTCTCCTCGTCCAACGGACTGGTCGCCAGGGCCGCCGAGCGCATCGTCCTGGTCGGCAGCGGCCTCGATCCCAAGTCGATCTGCCCGGCCGAGGTCGGGCACGCGGAACTCGGCCGCGCGGCGTACGTCGCCGCCTTCGACGGATATCTGTCGGGGAGCCCGGAGGGGATGGCTGCCTGGATCGCGCACTGCGGCCGCGCCGTCGAGCTGGGCGTTCGCGAATCGACGGCGGTCTGCGAGGCGTTGCAGCGGGGCGCCGCCTAG
- a CDS encoding IS481 family transposase: MSHANAALTPRARLRLARLIVDDGWPVARAAERYDVSWPTAKRWADRYAESGPVAMADRSSRPHRSPARTPQPLVRKIVHLRWKQRLGPVQIAGRLGMPASTVHAVLTRCRINRLSHIDRATGEPVRRYEHDHPGAMLHIDVKKLGNVPDGGGWRYVGRVQGRKNRAATPDKPRNKYRGPLLGTAFVHTVIDDHSRVAYAEIRDDEMAATAVDVLRRAVAWFAARGVTIERVLTDNGSAYRSRHWTQACTELGITPKKTRPYRPQTNGKVERFHRTLADGWALGRFYPSESARRKALPAWLHHYNHHRPHTATGGKPPITRLTNVPRQYT; the protein is encoded by the coding sequence GTGTCTCACGCTAACGCTGCTTTGACTCCCCGTGCCCGTCTTCGGCTGGCGCGTCTGATTGTCGATGACGGCTGGCCGGTCGCCCGTGCGGCCGAACGCTACGACGTGTCCTGGCCGACCGCCAAGCGGTGGGCCGACCGTTACGCCGAGTCCGGGCCGGTGGCGATGGCTGACCGGTCCTCCCGGCCGCACCGCAGTCCTGCCCGAACACCGCAGCCGCTGGTCCGCAAGATCGTGCACCTGCGCTGGAAGCAACGTCTGGGCCCGGTCCAGATCGCCGGACGGCTGGGCATGCCCGCCTCCACCGTCCACGCAGTCCTGACCCGCTGCCGGATCAACCGCCTGTCCCACATCGACCGCGCCACCGGCGAGCCGGTCCGCCGCTACGAGCACGATCATCCCGGCGCAATGCTCCACATCGACGTCAAGAAGCTCGGGAACGTGCCCGACGGCGGCGGCTGGCGCTACGTCGGACGCGTCCAGGGCCGCAAGAACCGTGCCGCAACACCCGACAAGCCCCGCAACAAGTACCGAGGACCGCTACTGGGAACCGCGTTCGTCCACACCGTCATCGACGACCATTCCCGCGTCGCCTACGCCGAGATCCGCGACGACGAGATGGCCGCCACCGCGGTCGACGTCCTGCGGCGCGCGGTAGCCTGGTTCGCCGCCCGAGGGGTGACCATCGAGCGGGTCCTCACCGACAACGGCTCGGCCTACCGCTCCCGGCACTGGACACAAGCCTGCACCGAGCTCGGCATCACACCGAAGAAGACCCGCCCCTACCGGCCACAGACCAACGGCAAGGTCGAACGCTTCCACCGCACCCTCGCCGACGGCTGGGCCCTCGGCCGCTTCTACCCCAGCGAATCAGCCCGCCGTAAAGCCCTGCCAGCCTGGCTCCATCACTACAATCACCACCGCCCCCACACCGCGACCGGCGGCAAACCACCCATCACCAGGTTGACCAACGTCCCCAGGCAATACACCTAG
- a CDS encoding type II secretion system F family protein, translating into MSGEFVHRMGAAVSMAAAVVWLGCWTAGWRRARRTRRRIDAVLPAERTRPEHGPAPRWTLRYAAGVRQWALPACALITGIVLAGGVTGLLLGALGAFGLRKWQQGRARDRATGDDRSAGQLPLAADLLAACVSAGAGPREAAEAVGESLGGPVGERLARTAAELRLGSEPARAWGRFAEIPGAAGLARCLEQSGSSGAPAAEPVSRLAAGLRAERARSAAARAQRAQVLITAPVGLCFLPAFLAIGVAPVVIGLASGLLNGD; encoded by the coding sequence ATGAGCGGCGAGTTCGTCCACAGGATGGGGGCGGCGGTGTCGATGGCGGCGGCTGTCGTCTGGCTGGGCTGCTGGACGGCGGGTTGGCGCCGCGCGAGGCGGACGCGCAGGCGTATCGACGCTGTGCTGCCGGCGGAGCGCACGCGGCCCGAGCACGGGCCGGCCCCGCGGTGGACGCTGCGGTACGCGGCGGGAGTGCGGCAATGGGCCCTTCCGGCGTGCGCGTTGATCACCGGCATTGTCCTGGCCGGTGGGGTGACGGGTCTCCTGCTCGGCGCCCTGGGGGCCTTCGGCCTGCGGAAGTGGCAGCAAGGCCGCGCCCGGGACCGGGCCACGGGCGACGACCGGTCGGCCGGGCAACTGCCGCTCGCCGCCGATCTGCTGGCCGCCTGCGTCTCGGCCGGGGCCGGGCCGCGCGAGGCGGCGGAGGCGGTCGGGGAGTCGCTTGGCGGCCCGGTCGGCGAGCGGCTGGCGAGGACGGCTGCCGAGCTGAGGCTGGGCAGCGAACCGGCCCGGGCGTGGGGGCGGTTCGCGGAGATACCGGGCGCCGCGGGCCTTGCCCGCTGTCTGGAGCAGTCCGGGTCGTCGGGCGCGCCGGCGGCGGAGCCGGTCTCCCGGCTGGCCGCGGGCCTTCGGGCGGAGCGGGCCAGGAGCGCCGCCGCGCGGGCTCAGCGAGCCCAGGTCCTGATCACGGCACCGGTGGGGCTCTGCTTCCTGCCTGCGTTCCTGGCCATCGGGGTGGCTCCGGTGGTGATCGGGCTGGCGAGCGGGCTGCTGAACGGTGACTGA
- a CDS encoding type II secretion system F family protein: MCAAVCAGAAALLTAGGDQGRRRAGLVLAGGGMVRPATGWDPERWLRAVWRLRREWLCLPVGLLLAAVGESVLPLVLGLVAVPWVRRRLRARERGRDSERRADAVVALCGGIAGELRAGHQPGQALLTAGRATGALGGAEAAVLAAARFGGDVPAELRRAACEPGAEGLAGLAACWLVSVDGGAGLASGLDRLEAALRAERDQREGLRSQLAGAWSTVVVLALLPVVGLALGWALGADPLRVLLHTPVGMGCLLAGGLLEAAGLCWAARIVRAGERP; this comes from the coding sequence ATGTGTGCGGCGGTGTGCGCGGGGGCTGCGGCGCTGCTGACGGCGGGCGGCGACCAGGGGAGGCGGCGAGCAGGGCTGGTGCTCGCGGGCGGTGGCATGGTGCGGCCGGCCACCGGCTGGGACCCGGAGCGGTGGTTGCGGGCCGTCTGGCGGCTGCGGCGGGAGTGGCTCTGCCTGCCGGTGGGATTGCTGCTCGCGGCGGTCGGGGAGTCGGTGCTGCCGCTGGTGCTGGGCCTGGTTGCCGTGCCGTGGGTGCGACGGCGGCTCCGTGCCCGGGAGCGGGGGCGGGACAGTGAGCGCAGGGCCGATGCGGTGGTCGCCCTGTGCGGGGGCATCGCAGGCGAGCTGCGGGCGGGGCACCAGCCCGGGCAGGCGCTGCTGACGGCAGGGCGTGCCACGGGGGCGCTCGGCGGGGCGGAGGCCGCGGTGCTGGCGGCCGCCAGGTTCGGCGGAGATGTGCCCGCGGAGCTGCGTCGGGCGGCCTGTGAGCCGGGTGCGGAAGGTCTGGCCGGGCTCGCGGCGTGCTGGCTGGTGTCGGTGGATGGCGGGGCCGGGCTGGCCTCCGGTCTGGACCGGCTGGAGGCGGCGCTCCGGGCCGAACGGGACCAACGGGAGGGGCTGCGCTCGCAGTTGGCGGGAGCGTGGTCGACCGTCGTGGTGCTCGCGCTCCTCCCGGTGGTCGGGCTGGCGCTGGGCTGGGCGCTGGGCGCGGACCCCCTTCGGGTGCTGCTGCACACCCCGGTTGGCATGGGCTGCCTGCTGGCGGGCGGGCTGCTGGAGGCCGCGGGCCTGTGCTGGGCGGCACGGATCGTGCGGGCGGGGGAGCGGCCATGA
- a CDS encoding SulP family inorganic anion transporter, with the protein MPACVPHRTNDQQHHDRDEPDGSRSRFRSRGGPDRGGGSGTGFRLRINGADATASITVFLIALPLSLGIALATGAPLQAGLVAAAIGGIVVGTLGGAPLQVSGPAAGLTVVTADLIQQYGWRTTCAITVLAGLAQLVLSMLRVARSALAVSPAIVHGMLAGIGVTIALAQLHIVLGGTPQSSAIDNVLGLPGQLANLHPAALSVSALTIAVLLAWPRLPGRTGRAVRTIPAALAAAALATALAATAGLRLPRVDLPSWQSHALPELPDGPVLGLLAAVLTITLVGSVESLLSAVAVDKLVAARKKPAVRIPRANLDRELRGQGAANIVSGALGGLPVTGVAVRSSANVAAGAVSRQSTMLHGLWVALAALLLVPVLDLIPLATLAALVMVVGVQMVNITHLRSVRRNREMLVYAATMAAVVLTGVLEGVAIGVAVAVAVALHRLTRTRITVEERDGTYRVRVRGQLTFLAVPRLSRVLSKVPHDADTVVELDGSFMDHAAYEALHDWQAGHEAHGGTAVFTGRSGGRIAEPASESHACCRPWTPWRNHHCQEHPATTSPGQRQRHRQHGKHLHQLASGISSFQRNTAPLVRDELARLAREGQRPSHLFLTCADSRLVTSMITASGPGDLFTVRNVGNLVPRPGAESGDDSVAAAIEYAVDVLEVDSITVCGHSGCGAMQALLNGIQSDDDEDKGKGKDAPRTPLQRWLRHAQPSLDRMRSRHHSSARISGRLPADAVEQLCLTNVVQQLEHLRAHEAVARRLAEGRLQLHGMYFHVGEAQAYLLADDAKAGGAEEVFDRVTPGPPALENTLA; encoded by the coding sequence ATGCCTGCCTGCGTCCCCCATCGCACGAACGACCAGCAGCACCACGACCGCGACGAGCCCGACGGATCCCGGTCCCGGTTCCGCTCCCGCGGCGGGCCCGACCGCGGAGGCGGGAGCGGCACAGGCTTCCGGCTCCGGATCAACGGTGCTGATGCGACCGCGTCCATCACCGTCTTTCTGATCGCGCTGCCGCTCTCCCTTGGTATCGCCCTGGCCACAGGTGCGCCGCTGCAGGCGGGTCTGGTGGCGGCGGCGATCGGCGGGATCGTCGTCGGCACGCTGGGCGGGGCGCCGCTCCAGGTCAGCGGACCGGCGGCCGGGCTCACGGTGGTGACGGCGGATCTGATCCAGCAGTACGGATGGCGGACCACCTGCGCCATCACGGTGCTTGCGGGCCTGGCCCAGCTGGTGCTGTCCATGCTGCGGGTGGCCCGCTCGGCGCTGGCCGTCAGTCCGGCGATCGTGCACGGCATGCTCGCCGGTATCGGCGTGACGATCGCGCTCGCACAGCTGCACATCGTCCTCGGCGGCACGCCGCAGAGCTCCGCGATCGACAATGTGCTCGGGCTTCCGGGCCAACTGGCCAATCTGCACCCCGCCGCGCTCTCCGTCAGCGCCCTGACCATCGCCGTGCTGCTCGCCTGGCCACGCCTCCCGGGGCGGACCGGCAGAGCCGTACGGACGATCCCGGCCGCGCTGGCGGCCGCGGCCCTCGCGACCGCGCTGGCCGCGACTGCCGGGCTCAGGCTGCCCCGGGTCGACCTTCCGTCCTGGCAGAGCCACGCCCTGCCCGAGCTTCCCGACGGACCGGTGCTGGGCCTCCTGGCCGCGGTCCTGACCATCACACTGGTCGGCAGCGTGGAGTCACTGCTGTCCGCCGTGGCGGTCGACAAGCTGGTCGCGGCACGCAAGAAGCCCGCGGTCCGCATCCCGCGCGCCAACCTCGACCGGGAGCTGAGAGGGCAGGGCGCGGCCAACATCGTCTCCGGCGCACTCGGCGGGCTGCCGGTCACCGGGGTCGCCGTGCGCAGCTCCGCCAATGTGGCCGCCGGCGCCGTCAGCCGGCAGTCGACCATGCTCCACGGCCTGTGGGTCGCTCTGGCCGCGCTGTTGCTCGTGCCGGTGCTCGATCTGATCCCGCTGGCCACCCTGGCGGCCCTGGTGATGGTCGTGGGCGTCCAGATGGTCAACATCACGCATCTGCGCAGCGTGCGGCGGAACCGCGAAATGCTCGTGTACGCGGCGACCATGGCGGCGGTGGTGCTCACCGGTGTCCTGGAAGGCGTGGCCATCGGGGTCGCCGTCGCGGTCGCCGTCGCACTGCACCGGCTGACCAGGACGCGGATCACCGTCGAGGAGCGCGACGGGACCTATCGGGTCCGGGTGCGGGGCCAGTTGACGTTCCTGGCCGTGCCCCGGCTGAGCCGCGTGCTCAGCAAAGTGCCGCACGACGCGGACACCGTGGTGGAGCTGGACGGCTCCTTCATGGACCACGCGGCCTACGAAGCGCTGCACGACTGGCAGGCGGGCCATGAGGCCCACGGCGGTACGGCCGTCTTCACCGGGCGCTCCGGGGGCCGGATCGCCGAGCCCGCCTCCGAGTCGCACGCCTGCTGCCGGCCCTGGACACCCTGGCGCAATCACCACTGCCAGGAGCATCCGGCCACCACGTCGCCCGGACAGCGCCAGCGGCATCGGCAGCACGGCAAGCATCTGCACCAACTGGCCAGCGGAATCAGCTCCTTCCAGCGCAACACCGCACCGCTGGTGCGCGACGAGCTGGCGCGGCTGGCCCGCGAGGGCCAGCGCCCCTCTCACCTGTTCCTGACCTGTGCCGACTCCCGCCTCGTCACGAGCATGATCACGGCAAGCGGCCCCGGCGACCTCTTCACCGTGCGCAATGTGGGGAATCTCGTGCCCAGGCCGGGAGCGGAGAGCGGAGACGACTCGGTCGCCGCCGCGATCGAGTACGCCGTGGACGTACTGGAGGTCGACTCGATCACCGTCTGCGGCCACTCCGGCTGCGGTGCCATGCAGGCACTGCTCAACGGCATCCAGAGCGACGACGACGAGGACAAGGGCAAGGGCAAGGACGCACCCCGGACGCCGCTGCAGCGATGGCTGCGCCACGCACAGCCCAGCCTCGACCGGATGCGCTCCCGTCATCACTCCTCGGCGAGAATCTCCGGACGGCTGCCCGCCGACGCGGTGGAGCAGCTCTGCCTGACCAACGTGGTCCAGCAGCTGGAGCATCTGCGGGCCCACGAGGCGGTGGCCCGCAGACTGGCCGAAGGCCGTCTGCAACTGCACGGGATGTACTTCCACGTCGGCGAAGCGCAGGCGTACCTGCTGGCGGATGATGCGAAGGCCGGCGGCGCCGAGGAGGTCTTCGACCGGGTCACGCCCGGGCCGCCGGCGCTGGAGAACACATTGGCCTGA